Part of the Catalinimonas alkaloidigena genome is shown below.
CTGGTGCATAAGCACATGATTGAGCACACTACCCAGTGAATATTTGGTGCCCTCATCCATAGCAGCGCGTTCTACTGCCTCAGAGATCGCAATACCCAGGCTACCTGGAGAGTCAGGGTTCTTGGCCAGGATTTTTCTTCCTGCTTCAGTTTTGTCACTGGGAGAAGCGATAACATTGGCGCCCCAGGTATTCATCATCAGCTTACGGTAGGGCTTCTGATTGTGGCTGATTTTCACCATGTATACTTCACATTCAATTCCAAAGTGACGACAGGCAAAGCTTAGCGCACTGCCCCACTGGCCGGCACCGGTTTCGGTAGTAATTCTTTTTACACCTTCCTGCTTATTGTAGTAAGCCTGCGCAATAGCAGTATTAGGCTTATGCGAACCGGAAGGGCTTACCCCTTCATATTTATAATATATCTTAGCGGGGGTATCCAGCATTTTTTCCAGCCCACGTGCACGGAATAGAGGAGTAGGACGCCAAATGCTATAAAGATTTCTAATCTCATCAGGGATTTCTATCCATTTGTCAGCTGACACTTCCTGCTTGATCAATTCCATGGGGAAAAGTGGGGCCAGAGCATCAGGTCCTATAGGTTCTTTGGTAGCTGGATTGAGCGGAGGCAAGGGCTTATTAGGCATATCGGCTACAATATTGTACCAATGCTCAGGCATTTCCTTTTCCTCCAGGGTAATCTTTCTTTGTTCTAGCATGATATAAAGGTTTGTTTACGTGACTGCTTTGCAGTTAATACAAGCTTCTAAAAATAAGTAATTTGAATTTTGAGAAAAAAAATGGCCTCAAAAAAAGCGTATTTTTAGTATTCATCCTATCTTTTGTCCGTTAGTTATTTATTAGCGTGCAGCCTTGTTCTGCACCTCAATTTCATGAACTTTTTACTTTAAAATTTTAAAAAAAGATGGCTAAAAAAAAGATTCTCTTCCTAACCGGTGATTATGCCGAAGACTACGAAACTATGGTGCCTTTCCAGATGCTGAATATGGTAGGCCATGAAGTACATGCAGTTTGCCCAAATAAAAAAAAGGGTGACACTATCATGACTGCCATACATGATTTTGATGGCTATCAGACTTATTCAGAGCGACAGGGACATCACTTCACGCTAAATGCTACTTTTGACGAAATTGATATCAAGAGTTATGATGCACTGATGATCGCCGGTGGTCGCGCTCCCGAATACCTCAGGTTAGATGCCAGGGTAATTGAGACTGCCAAATATTTTGCTGAAGCTGACAAGCCTATCGCAGCCATTTGCCACGGAATTCAGATACTGACTGCTGCTGATGTTGTAAGAGGTAAGAAATTGACCGCTTATCCTGCAGTAGGTCCGGAAGTAAGCATGGCAGGAGGAGAGTATGTGGATGTTCCTGCGACAGATGCGGTGGTAGATGGAAAACTGATCACTTCTCCCGCCTGGCCCGGCCACTCCGCCTTTATCGCTGAGTTTTTAAAAGTGCTGGGAACCAGAATTGAGCTTTAATCTATAGCCGGCTTATTTGAGTCGGCTTTTCTTTGCGTCTTCTGAGTGGATAATCAGCTGTAATTGAATATGCCGCTTTCTATGATTTTTCTTAACCCATTGACCTTACTAAACTGAATAG
Proteins encoded:
- a CDS encoding TrpB-like pyridoxal phosphate-dependent enzyme; its protein translation is MLEQRKITLEEKEMPEHWYNIVADMPNKPLPPLNPATKEPIGPDALAPLFPMELIKQEVSADKWIEIPDEIRNLYSIWRPTPLFRARGLEKMLDTPAKIYYKYEGVSPSGSHKPNTAIAQAYYNKQEGVKRITTETGAGQWGSALSFACRHFGIECEVYMVKISHNQKPYRKLMMNTWGANVIASPSDKTEAGRKILAKNPDSPGSLGIAISEAVERAAMDEGTKYSLGSVLNHVLMHQTVIGQEAIKQMEKAGDMPDIVVAPFGGGSNFAGIAFPFMRLNFEEGKNIRCIASEPASCPKLTKGVFRYDFGDTVGMTPLLPMFTLGHNFVPAPIHAGGLRYHGAGVMVSQLLKDKLMEARAHHQLECFEAGVKFAQAEGIIPAPEANHAIATVIQEAEQAKQEGKSKTILFNLCGHGNFDMAAYENYLSGNLVEHELTNEEIRSSLAELDTPEIN
- a CDS encoding DJ-1/PfpI family protein, with product MAKKKILFLTGDYAEDYETMVPFQMLNMVGHEVHAVCPNKKKGDTIMTAIHDFDGYQTYSERQGHHFTLNATFDEIDIKSYDALMIAGGRAPEYLRLDARVIETAKYFAEADKPIAAICHGIQILTAADVVRGKKLTAYPAVGPEVSMAGGEYVDVPATDAVVDGKLITSPAWPGHSAFIAEFLKVLGTRIEL